One window of the Terriglobales bacterium genome contains the following:
- a CDS encoding response regulator transcription factor produces MLADDSQEIRERVKELLQEDFDIVGSVQNGQQAIQAASVLNADLLVLDISMPGLNGIQVASRLCESGCRTKVVFLTIHEDRDYVEAAFSAGASGYVCKSRVATDLIPALQSVLRGKSFISQFGQGIDKTRSEVSTTPRATMNYRSRSAASS; encoded by the coding sequence TTGCTGGCAGATGATTCGCAGGAAATACGTGAGCGGGTTAAAGAATTGCTTCAAGAAGACTTTGATATTGTTGGCTCTGTTCAAAATGGGCAACAGGCAATTCAGGCTGCCTCAGTCCTTAATGCCGATCTTCTTGTACTTGACATCTCTATGCCGGGACTCAATGGGATTCAGGTTGCTTCTCGATTGTGCGAGTCAGGATGCAGAACGAAGGTCGTATTCCTGACGATCCACGAAGATCGGGATTACGTTGAGGCGGCATTTTCCGCTGGCGCTTCGGGCTATGTTTGCAAGTCCCGCGTTGCAACCGATCTGATCCCCGCCCTCCAAAGTGTGCTGCGAGGAAAAAGCTTCATCTCTCAATTCGGCCAAGGCATAGACAAGACACGCTCTGAGGTGTCGACCACTCCGCGTGCCACCATGAATTATCGAAGTAGATCCGCCGCATCTTCATAG